The following are from one region of the Myotis daubentonii chromosome 2, mMyoDau2.1, whole genome shotgun sequence genome:
- the LOC132226940 gene encoding synaptogyrin-1 isoform X4 yields MEGGAYGAGKAGGAFDPLTLVRQPHTILRVVSWVFSIVVFGSIVNEGYLNTPLEGEEFCIYNRNPNACSYGVTVGVLTFITCLLYLALDVYFPQISSVKDRKKAVLSDIGVSAFWAFLWFVGFCYLANQWQVSKPKDNPLNEGTDAARAAIAFSFFSIFTWAGQAVLAFQRYQIGADSALFSQDYMDPSQDSSMPYAPYVEPSAGPDPTGMGGTYQQPANAFDTEPQGYQSQGY; encoded by the exons ATGGAAGGGGGTGCGTACGGAGCGGGCAAAGCCGGGGGCGCCTTCGACCCCCTCACCCTGGTCCGGCAGCCGCACACCATCCTGCGCGTCGTGTCTTGG GTGTTCTCCATCGTGGTGTTTGGCTCCATCGTGAACGAGGGCTACCTCAACACCCCCTTGGAGGGTGAGGAGTTCTGCATCTACAACCGCAACCCCAACGCCTGCAGCTACGGTGTGACCGTGGGCGTGCTCACCTTCATCACCTGCCTGCTCTACCTGGCCCTGGACGTCTACTTCCCGCAGATCAGCAGCGTGAAGGACCGCAAGAAAGCCGTCCTGTCGGACATCGGTGTCTCGG CCTTCTGGGCCTTCCTCTGGTTCGTGGGCTTCTGCTACCTGGCCAACCAGTGGCAGGTCTCCAAGCCCAAGGACAACCCGCTTAACGAAGGGACGGACGCAGCCCGGGCCGCCATcgccttctccttcttctccatcTTCACGTGG gcaggccaggctgtgCTGGCCTTCCAGCGGTACCAGATTGGCGCCGACTCGGCCCTCTTCTCCCAGGACTACATGGACCCCAGCCAGGACTCCAGCATGCCTTACGCCCCCTACGTGGAGCCCAGCGCCGGGCCCGACCCCACCGGCATGGGTGGCACCTACCAGCAGCCAGCCAACGCCTTCGACACCGAGCCCCAGGGCTACCAGTCGCAGGGCTACTGA
- the LOC132226940 gene encoding synaptogyrin-1 isoform X5: MEGGAYGAGKAGGAFDPLTLVRQPHTILRVVSWVFSIVVFGSIVNEGYLNTPLEGEEFCIYNRNPNACSYGVTVGVLTFITCLLYLALDVYFPQISSVKDRKKAVLSDIGVSAFWAFLWFVGFCYLANQWQVSKPKDNPLNEGTDAARAAIAFSFFSIFTWSLSAALAVRRFKDLTFQEEYNTLFPSSAQP, translated from the exons ATGGAAGGGGGTGCGTACGGAGCGGGCAAAGCCGGGGGCGCCTTCGACCCCCTCACCCTGGTCCGGCAGCCGCACACCATCCTGCGCGTCGTGTCTTGG GTGTTCTCCATCGTGGTGTTTGGCTCCATCGTGAACGAGGGCTACCTCAACACCCCCTTGGAGGGTGAGGAGTTCTGCATCTACAACCGCAACCCCAACGCCTGCAGCTACGGTGTGACCGTGGGCGTGCTCACCTTCATCACCTGCCTGCTCTACCTGGCCCTGGACGTCTACTTCCCGCAGATCAGCAGCGTGAAGGACCGCAAGAAAGCCGTCCTGTCGGACATCGGTGTCTCGG CCTTCTGGGCCTTCCTCTGGTTCGTGGGCTTCTGCTACCTGGCCAACCAGTGGCAGGTCTCCAAGCCCAAGGACAACCCGCTTAACGAAGGGACGGACGCAGCCCGGGCCGCCATcgccttctccttcttctccatcTTCACGTGG AGCCTGAGCGCTGCCCTGGCCGTGCGGAGATTCAAGGACCTTACCTTCCAGGAGGAGTACAACACGCTGTTTCCCAGCTCGGCACAGCCGTAG